The Chitinophagales bacterium genome has a window encoding:
- a CDS encoding GtrA family protein — protein MQKRVLRNTRDYILAFIDFFHKPFSKWINQTTFRYLACGGSNTVLDILIYFVSYNFILDKNPVHVLGITIAPHIAAFMISFTFSFPVGFALAKYVVFQESNLKGRIQLFRYALLVAMCIILNYVFLKLFVEQFGWYPTPSKVLTTILVALFSYVSQRNFTFKVKKDVVKM, from the coding sequence ATTCAGAAACGAGTGCTTAGAAACACACGAGACTATATACTGGCGTTCATTGATTTTTTCCATAAGCCTTTCAGCAAGTGGATCAATCAGACCACCTTCCGCTATCTGGCTTGCGGGGGCAGTAATACAGTGCTCGATATCCTGATATACTTTGTGAGCTATAACTTCATCCTGGATAAAAACCCTGTTCATGTATTGGGTATTACCATAGCGCCGCACATTGCTGCGTTCATGATTTCGTTCACATTCAGTTTCCCGGTTGGTTTCGCATTAGCCAAGTACGTAGTTTTCCAGGAGTCGAACCTGAAGGGCCGTATACAGTTATTCCGTTACGCATTGTTGGTAGCTATGTGCATCATACTCAATTATGTGTTTCTCAAGTTGTTTGTTGAGCAGTTTGGCTGGTACCCCACACCGTCCAAGGTACTTACAACTATACTGGTGGCGCTATTCAGCTATGTGTCACAGCGCAACTTTACTTTCAAGGTCAAGAAGGACGTGGTGAAAATGTAG
- a CDS encoding electron transfer flavoprotein subunit alpha/FixB family protein: MSVIVLAEHENGVFKKKVFEAVQYAAGIAQQQGTTATAVVLGEAPADALAQLGVSGATKVLHVADARLNTLSAKAYTKALAAAAEKEGAKVIVALHDVTGKAVAPRLAAKLKAGLVAGAISNPDTSNGFTIKKAVFSGKAFSYINITSDVKVITLMPNTFPVKKGDGSAAVEALDVAFDDKDFGVKVKEVNKVTGEVPLAEAELVVSGGRGMKGPENWGPLEELAHELGAGLACSRPVADSHWRPHHEHVGQTGGTIRPNLYIAVGISGAIQHLAGVNGSKTIVVINKDPEAPFFKAADYGVVGDAAEVLPRLIDAVKKFKASQN, translated from the coding sequence ATGTCAGTAATAGTTTTAGCAGAACACGAGAACGGCGTTTTCAAAAAGAAAGTTTTTGAAGCGGTACAATATGCTGCAGGTATTGCGCAGCAACAAGGCACAACTGCAACTGCTGTAGTATTGGGCGAAGCCCCAGCCGATGCACTGGCACAATTAGGAGTAAGTGGTGCAACCAAAGTGCTGCATGTGGCAGATGCCCGCCTGAATACTCTGAGTGCAAAAGCCTATACAAAAGCACTGGCCGCAGCAGCTGAAAAAGAAGGTGCAAAAGTAATTGTAGCCCTGCACGACGTAACAGGAAAAGCAGTTGCACCCCGCCTGGCAGCAAAACTGAAAGCCGGCCTGGTAGCAGGCGCTATCTCTAACCCTGATACAAGCAATGGTTTTACGATAAAAAAAGCGGTGTTCTCAGGTAAGGCTTTCTCATACATCAATATTACCAGCGATGTAAAAGTGATCACGCTGATGCCGAACACATTCCCTGTAAAGAAAGGCGACGGTAGCGCTGCTGTTGAAGCACTGGACGTAGCTTTTGATGACAAAGACTTTGGTGTTAAGGTAAAAGAAGTAAATAAAGTGACAGGTGAAGTGCCCCTGGCAGAAGCTGAGCTGGTAGTAAGCGGTGGACGCGGCATGAAAGGACCTGAGAACTGGGGACCACTGGAAGAACTGGCACACGAGCTGGGTGCCGGCCTTGCCTGCAGCCGCCCGGTAGCTGATTCTCACTGGAGACCACACCACGAGCACGTTGGACAGACAGGTGGTACGATCCGCCCTAACCTGTATATAGCTGTGGGCATCAGCGGTGCGATACAGCACCTTGCAGGTGTAAATGGTTCTAAAACCATCGTGGTCATCAACAAAGACCCGGAAGCGCCATTCTTTAAAGCTGCTGACTACGGCGTAGTTGGCGACGCAGCTGAAGTATTGCCAAGGCTGATAGACGCCGTGAAGAAATTCAAAGCCAGCCAGAACTAA
- a CDS encoding electron transfer flavoprotein subunit beta/FixA family protein codes for MKILVCISQVPDTTTKIAFSDDKKQFKTDGVTFIINPYDEWYALVRALELKEAGTAATVNLVTVGTAAAEPVIRKALALGGDEAIRINTDSNDPYVVATQIAAYAKSEGYDLVLCGKESIDYNNGVVGAMLAEMLDTDYIGFANKLDIADGVATVTREIEGGQETDTASLPLVVSCQKGMAEARIPNMRGIMAARTKPLKVVEPVAAEGLTSIVSFEMPPAKTGVKLVDPENMDELVSLLHSEAKVI; via the coding sequence ATGAAGATTTTAGTTTGTATCAGTCAGGTTCCTGACACTACTACCAAGATCGCGTTCAGCGACGACAAAAAGCAATTCAAAACAGATGGCGTTACGTTCATCATCAACCCGTATGATGAGTGGTATGCACTGGTGCGTGCACTTGAGCTGAAAGAAGCCGGTACCGCCGCTACCGTTAACCTGGTAACCGTTGGTACTGCAGCCGCAGAGCCTGTTATCCGTAAGGCGCTTGCCCTGGGCGGCGATGAGGCTATCCGTATCAACACAGACAGCAATGACCCATATGTGGTAGCTACACAAATAGCTGCTTATGCCAAGTCTGAAGGCTATGACCTGGTACTGTGTGGTAAAGAGTCTATTGACTATAACAACGGTGTAGTTGGCGCTATGCTGGCAGAAATGCTGGACACTGACTATATAGGTTTTGCCAACAAGCTGGATATTGCTGATGGTGTTGCAACAGTAACCCGCGAAATAGAAGGCGGACAGGAAACAGATACCGCATCGCTTCCGTTGGTTGTATCTTGCCAGAAGGGTATGGCAGAAGCACGTATACCTAACATGCGCGGCATTATGGCTGCCCGCACCAAACCACTGAAAGTAGTGGAACCGGTAGCTGCCGAGGGGCTGACCAGCATAGTATCATTTGAAATGCCTCCTGCAAAAACCGGCGTGAAACTGGTAGACCCGGAGAACATGGACGAACTGGTAAGCTTGTTGCACAGTGAAGCAAAAGTGATATAA
- a CDS encoding response regulator transcription factor, with product MENEKNKVLLVEDDTNFGQVLKNYLELNDFVVELARDGILGLAAFRREKYDICLLDVMMPNMDGFTLAEEIRNVDPDVPLFFLSAKSMKEDILNGYKLGADDYITKPFDSEVLLHKIKAIMKRNTEMQEKQHAQVEFQIGGYSFNSKLRTLEYDGDTQTLSPKENELLLMLCEYKNDLLPRDQALKRIWGSDTYFNGRSMDVYIAKLRKYLKGDNAVEIVNIHGNGFRLVAPE from the coding sequence ATGGAAAATGAAAAAAATAAAGTGTTGTTGGTTGAAGATGATACCAACTTCGGACAGGTACTGAAGAACTATCTTGAATTGAATGATTTTGTAGTAGAACTGGCGAGAGATGGTATACTGGGCCTGGCAGCCTTCCGACGCGAAAAATATGACATATGCCTGCTGGATGTGATGATGCCGAATATGGACGGTTTCACACTGGCAGAAGAGATCAGGAATGTAGACCCTGATGTACCTCTTTTCTTCTTGTCGGCCAAGAGCATGAAAGAAGATATACTGAATGGCTATAAGCTGGGTGCTGACGATTATATCACCAAGCCTTTTGACAGCGAAGTACTGCTGCACAAAATTAAGGCTATCATGAAGCGCAACACTGAAATGCAGGAAAAGCAGCATGCCCAGGTTGAATTCCAGATAGGTGGATACAGCTTTAACAGCAAGTTACGTACGCTTGAGTATGATGGCGATACACAGACGCTTTCTCCTAAGGAGAACGAGTTGCTGCTGATGTTGTGTGAATATAAAAATGATCTGCTGCCTCGCGACCAGGCACTGAAACGTATCTGGGGCAGTGATACCTACTTCAACGGCCGTAGTATGGATGTGTACATAGCCAAACTGCGTAAGTACCTGAAAGGTGATAATGCAGTAGAGATCGTTAACATACATGGTAACGGTTTCAGGCTGGTAGCCCCTGAATAA
- a CDS encoding PorP/SprF family type IX secretion system membrane protein produces MQAKRYYTYLIIIAVLLLAQYRTFAQGLHFSQYYNAPMLLSPANTALMSDADFRLGTNYRTQWSTVPVPFNTFSAYADFQLLRNRNLTNWLGLGLAMFNDKAGDGQLALSRYEGFAAYHIQTGNYSMFSVGFSGAYVQRSVDFSKLTFDMQWDGFKFDATQSNGESGYIAQTNYVDIGAGVNYAYYPSEFTYIKLGVSAAHINQPKESFYNQDNKLQIRPSAYLDAIFITSETFTLNPSVYYSMQSTSQELVYGLQAKAYITEDNLGNPTNVIFGAYHRLNDAIVPVLGFEWSGVKFITSYDLTLSDIAPDVKYNGALEFSLIYQGMYTQGRDKMNCPRF; encoded by the coding sequence ATGCAGGCAAAACGCTATTATACATACTTAATAATTATCGCTGTACTGCTGTTGGCACAGTACAGAACATTTGCCCAGGGGCTGCATTTTTCACAATACTATAATGCACCCATGTTGCTGAGCCCTGCCAATACTGCACTGATGAGTGATGCAGACTTCAGACTGGGTACAAATTACCGTACACAATGGTCTACCGTGCCTGTTCCGTTCAATACCTTTTCGGCCTATGCAGATTTCCAGTTGCTGCGCAACCGCAACCTTACCAACTGGCTGGGCCTTGGACTGGCTATGTTCAATGACAAAGCCGGTGATGGTCAACTGGCATTAAGCAGGTATGAAGGATTTGCCGCCTACCATATACAAACCGGGAACTACAGTATGTTCTCTGTTGGTTTTTCAGGCGCGTATGTACAGCGTAGTGTTGATTTCAGCAAGCTTACTTTTGACATGCAGTGGGACGGTTTTAAATTTGACGCTACACAATCGAACGGCGAATCCGGGTACATTGCACAAACCAACTATGTGGACATTGGTGCAGGTGTGAACTATGCATACTACCCCAGCGAGTTCACTTATATCAAGTTGGGAGTGAGTGCAGCGCACATTAACCAACCCAAAGAGAGTTTCTATAACCAGGACAATAAATTACAGATCAGGCCTTCTGCCTACCTGGACGCCATTTTTATAACCAGCGAAACTTTTACACTTAATCCATCCGTTTACTATTCTATGCAAAGTACATCGCAGGAGCTGGTGTATGGCCTACAGGCAAAAGCATACATCACGGAAGATAACCTTGGTAACCCGACCAATGTAATCTTTGGTGCCTACCACAGGCTGAATGACGCTATTGTACCCGTTTTAGGCTTTGAGTGGTCGGGCGTAAAATTCATCACATCTTACGACCTTACACTGTCAGATATAGCCCCGGATGTAAAGTACAACGGTGCTCTTGAGTTCTCCCTCATCTACCAGGGCATGTATACACAAGGCAGGGATAAAATGAACTGCCCCCGCTTTTAA
- a CDS encoding PKD domain-containing protein: MNWKHLVILISFFIPSVLLAAPAGNIEFVRNDGQWAGNFFYKAATNNGDIYLEPTGFNIVVGHKDNIDKIRHHKAGPNTPETLHFHRYRMIFVNANKNAEVTGSKEQSHYYNYFLGNDPGKWKSGIHPNLAVDYNGIYNNVDLHISSTEGGLKYDLIVSPGGNADEIAIQYDGIEDIRTDNGKLLLTTSVGVVEEMEPYAYQYIDGQRTEVKCKYKVKGNTITYNFPKGYNKSQTLVIDPTVVFATFSGSGYDNWGFTATYDQQGNFYAGGIVSDAQGGGGFNTTTGAYDVTFGGGSNLTGSKYPCDMSIAKFNATGSTLVYATYLGGSNNEQPHSLFVDASNNLVICGRTYSNNYPTIAGCYDVTHNGGADIVVTKLNAAGSVLIGSTFIGGTGDDVVNYNGEEFVAGNLKHNYGDDARSEVLLDKAGNVYVAACTQSTNFPTSGNAFQSSSGGAQDAVFFKLNANLTNLTYSTYIGGSADDAAYVLALNSSESQIFIAGGTMSSGFPSTGGTYKSSYGGSTDGYILRFQNGGNYPLQKGTFIGTPGYDQCYGIQVDDQDNVYAMGQTLGGTFPVQPSGVYSVPGSSQFVIKLDNDLTNNIFSTVYGSGTSTATNISPVAFLVDTCQNIYISGWGGDIYTSSGSTLPPGVGNTQNMPISTGTGVNAPAQKTTDGRDFYFIVFQKNLQSLLYATYYGGTSAVPEHVDGGTSRFDKTGVVYQAICGGCGEGKNAVFPVTTGVYSPTNQSANCNLIALKIAFNLGVVSAKANASPNGTICLGEAINFTSAGSNNATSYEWDFGDGKTSTNATPTYTYGSGGTFKVRLIAINPDACKTRDTQYLTIIVDTNSIKADFTVKQTDSCKPFKAAITNTSVTNKPGSTTYAWDFGDGKGATGANPGSHEYGDTGTYTITLIMTDPTACNSPDTITKTISFNTLFVESKFEGPPIICEKTKASFTNRSTNAVTFKWVFGDGQTSDAANPDHVYDTAGVYTVILYAYNPGTCNGVDSISTTLTVESTPIANFRYSPIIPVTNDPVLFENLSQRATNYVWDFGDNTFSQLFTPQPKFYNRTGRYLVCLQAQNKTGCSDTICKYVDADVYPLADLPKAFSPNGDGNNDILYVRGAGIEALDLKIYDRWGEMVFQTTDMSIGWDGKFKGKEAPVEAYAYVMNVTFIDGTTYYKKGNVTLLR; this comes from the coding sequence ATGAATTGGAAACACCTGGTAATTCTTATCAGCTTCTTTATTCCTTCAGTGTTACTGGCTGCTCCTGCCGGCAATATTGAATTTGTTCGCAACGACGGGCAATGGGCGGGGAATTTCTTTTACAAAGCTGCTACCAACAATGGTGATATATATCTTGAGCCTACGGGATTCAACATTGTTGTGGGCCATAAGGATAATATTGACAAAATAAGGCACCATAAAGCCGGGCCGAATACTCCAGAGACCCTGCACTTTCACAGGTACAGGATGATATTCGTGAATGCTAATAAAAATGCCGAGGTGACCGGCAGTAAAGAACAGAGCCACTACTACAACTACTTCCTGGGTAACGACCCCGGCAAATGGAAATCTGGCATACACCCCAACCTAGCTGTTGATTACAACGGAATATATAACAACGTAGACCTGCACATATCTTCGACAGAGGGCGGGCTGAAATATGACCTTATCGTATCGCCCGGCGGTAATGCTGATGAAATAGCTATACAGTATGATGGTATCGAAGACATAAGAACCGATAATGGTAAACTGCTGCTGACCACATCAGTAGGTGTGGTAGAAGAAATGGAGCCTTACGCTTATCAATACATAGACGGACAAAGAACAGAAGTAAAGTGTAAATACAAGGTAAAGGGTAATACCATCACCTACAATTTCCCCAAAGGATATAACAAGAGCCAGACACTGGTGATAGACCCCACCGTAGTATTTGCCACCTTCTCAGGTTCTGGCTACGACAACTGGGGCTTTACCGCTACCTACGATCAGCAGGGCAACTTTTACGCAGGCGGTATAGTGAGTGATGCGCAAGGCGGCGGCGGTTTTAATACTACTACCGGTGCATACGATGTTACATTCGGCGGAGGCAGCAACCTTACTGGAAGTAAGTATCCATGCGACATGAGTATCGCAAAATTCAATGCGACAGGCAGTACGCTTGTATATGCAACCTATCTTGGTGGTTCTAATAACGAGCAACCTCACAGTTTATTTGTAGACGCGTCGAACAACCTTGTGATATGCGGCAGGACTTACTCTAACAACTACCCCACCATAGCGGGTTGCTATGACGTGACACACAACGGTGGCGCTGATATAGTAGTGACCAAATTGAATGCTGCCGGTAGCGTGCTGATAGGCTCTACCTTCATTGGCGGTACAGGTGATGACGTGGTTAACTACAACGGCGAAGAGTTTGTTGCCGGCAACCTGAAACATAATTATGGTGATGATGCCAGGAGTGAAGTGCTGCTGGACAAAGCAGGCAATGTATATGTAGCAGCCTGTACACAGTCTACCAACTTTCCTACAAGCGGTAATGCATTCCAGTCTTCATCAGGTGGTGCGCAGGATGCCGTATTCTTTAAGCTGAACGCTAACCTGACCAACCTGACCTACAGTACATATATCGGTGGTTCGGCTGACGACGCTGCTTATGTGCTGGCACTCAACAGCTCTGAATCGCAAATCTTCATAGCGGGCGGTACCATGAGTTCCGGTTTCCCGAGTACAGGCGGCACCTACAAATCGTCATACGGTGGTAGTACCGATGGTTATATACTGCGTTTCCAGAATGGCGGTAATTATCCGTTACAGAAAGGGACCTTTATCGGCACACCGGGATATGACCAGTGCTATGGTATACAGGTAGACGACCAGGACAATGTATATGCAATGGGGCAGACACTTGGCGGTACATTCCCTGTACAACCATCGGGCGTGTATTCTGTGCCGGGATCGAGCCAGTTCGTTATCAAACTGGACAATGACCTTACCAACAATATTTTCTCTACCGTTTATGGTTCGGGCACCTCGACGGCCACCAATATTTCACCGGTTGCTTTCCTGGTTGACACCTGCCAGAACATTTACATATCCGGCTGGGGTGGCGATATATATACCTCTAGCGGTAGTACTTTACCGCCGGGCGTAGGTAACACGCAAAACATGCCCATAAGTACGGGTACAGGCGTTAATGCACCGGCACAAAAAACAACTGACGGACGAGACTTTTATTTCATTGTATTCCAGAAGAACCTGCAATCACTTTTGTACGCTACGTACTACGGGGGCACTTCTGCCGTACCTGAACACGTAGATGGCGGCACGAGCCGGTTTGATAAAACGGGTGTGGTATACCAGGCTATCTGCGGAGGCTGCGGTGAGGGTAAAAATGCTGTATTCCCTGTTACAACAGGTGTGTACAGCCCTACCAACCAGAGTGCCAACTGTAACCTGATAGCACTTAAGATCGCCTTTAACCTGGGTGTAGTATCAGCAAAGGCTAATGCATCACCCAACGGTACCATTTGCCTGGGCGAAGCCATTAACTTCACTTCGGCAGGCTCTAACAATGCCACCAGTTACGAGTGGGATTTTGGTGATGGTAAAACAAGTACCAATGCCACACCAACCTACACATATGGTTCGGGTGGTACATTCAAGGTAAGGTTGATAGCTATTAATCCTGATGCCTGCAAAACAAGAGATACGCAATACCTGACCATTATTGTAGATACCAATTCCATTAAGGCTGACTTTACAGTTAAGCAGACTGATAGCTGTAAACCATTCAAAGCAGCGATAACCAATACATCAGTTACCAATAAACCTGGGTCGACAACTTATGCATGGGACTTTGGTGACGGTAAAGGAGCTACCGGTGCCAACCCCGGCTCACATGAATATGGCGATACCGGCACGTATACTATTACGCTTATCATGACAGACCCTACTGCATGTAACTCTCCGGACACCATAACCAAAACGATCAGCTTCAATACCTTGTTCGTTGAGTCAAAATTTGAAGGGCCACCCATCATATGCGAAAAGACAAAAGCTTCGTTCACCAACCGATCTACCAATGCAGTCACTTTCAAGTGGGTATTCGGCGACGGGCAAACGTCAGACGCAGCTAACCCAGACCATGTGTATGACACTGCAGGTGTATATACTGTTATATTGTATGCTTATAACCCCGGAACATGTAATGGTGTAGATTCTATATCTACTACGCTAACCGTTGAATCGACCCCGATAGCTAATTTCAGGTACAGTCCTATTATTCCTGTGACGAATGACCCGGTCTTGTTTGAGAACCTGTCACAACGTGCTACCAATTATGTATGGGATTTCGGCGACAATACATTCAGCCAGTTGTTTACGCCACAGCCCAAATTCTATAACCGTACAGGAAGGTACCTGGTGTGCCTGCAGGCGCAGAACAAAACCGGCTGCAGCGATACTATCTGCAAATACGTAGACGCTGATGTTTATCCTCTTGCAGACCTGCCTAAAGCATTCAGCCCTAATGGCGATGGCAATAACGATATACTATATGTACGTGGCGCAGGCATTGAAGCCCTTGACCTGAAGATATACGACCGCTGGGGAGAAATGGTGTTCCAGACCACAGATATGAGTATAGGCTGGGATGGTAAATTCAAGGGTAAGGAAGCACCGGTTGAAGCATATGCGTACGTGATGAACGTTACTTTTATCGACGGTACTACCTACTATAAGAAAGGAAATGTAACATTGTTAAGATAG
- a CDS encoding ribonuclease H-like YkuK family protein gives MIWRTFSGEPVKLPVKQAVENAIVRETKAGYKLKVCIGTDSQVHGKITEFATVIVFLREKHGGFMFINNDKTTTKYSIKERMLVEVAKSIEIAYELCNLFTEYDVDMEVHADINTNPQFKSNEALREAMGYILGMGFAFKAKPEAFASSSCANKCVN, from the coding sequence ATGATATGGCGAACCTTTAGTGGAGAACCTGTTAAGTTGCCGGTGAAGCAGGCAGTGGAAAATGCCATCGTCAGGGAGACGAAGGCCGGGTACAAACTGAAAGTATGTATCGGTACCGACTCGCAGGTACACGGCAAAATCACCGAGTTTGCAACGGTCATTGTTTTTCTGCGCGAGAAACACGGCGGTTTCATGTTCATCAACAATGACAAGACCACTACGAAGTACAGCATAAAAGAGCGGATGCTGGTAGAAGTGGCCAAGAGCATTGAAATAGCCTACGAGCTGTGCAACCTGTTTACCGAGTACGATGTGGATATGGAAGTACATGCCGACATCAACACCAACCCCCAGTTTAAAAGCAATGAAGCCCTGCGCGAGGCCATGGGTTATATACTGGGTATGGGGTTTGCCTTCAAAGCCAAACCGGAAGCCTTTGCCAGCAGCAGCTGTGCCAATAAGTGTGTGAATTAG
- a CDS encoding SRPBCC family protein, which translates to MQLTSEITVNLDIEQVWDFLSDPLNSPKWDKSVASVVLPEGSFSGTGCIVDTIAPSGMRQSFRVTEFQPPRFFKFILLQSSTFKEADMSFLLEKVSEGTKITHVINFKLHLRSFMLYPVLLLTSKKALGADMTYLKNALELE; encoded by the coding sequence ATGCAACTGACATCTGAGATCACAGTTAACCTGGATATAGAGCAGGTATGGGATTTTTTGTCCGATCCGTTGAATTCGCCGAAATGGGATAAGAGTGTTGCTTCTGTTGTATTACCTGAAGGCAGTTTTTCAGGAACGGGATGCATTGTAGATACGATAGCACCATCGGGCATGCGGCAATCGTTTCGTGTCACAGAGTTTCAACCGCCCCGGTTCTTTAAATTCATACTGCTACAGTCGTCGACTTTTAAAGAGGCTGATATGAGCTTTTTACTGGAAAAGGTAAGTGAGGGGACGAAAATAACGCACGTCATAAACTTCAAGCTGCACCTGCGCTCCTTTATGCTTTACCCTGTTTTATTGCTGACCAGCAAAAAGGCCCTGGGTGCAGATATGACCTATCTTAAAAATGCATTGGAGCTGGAATAG
- the eno gene encoding phosphopyruvate hydratase, translated as MSFITDIIARQVLDSRGNPTVEVDVHTSDGYTGRAAVPSGASTGKHEAVELRDGDKKKYLGKGVLKAVSNINDNLAEELYGWDITDQRGIDAAMLQIDGSKNKGKLGANAILAVSMAAAKAAAQASGLSLYRYVGGSNAKTLPVPMMNILNGGAHADNKIDFQEFMVMPVGASTFSEGLRWGVEIFHHLKSVLKDKGYSTNVGDEGGFAPDIQSNEEAIETVLKAIEKAGYKPGDDVMIAMDAAISELYDAKSKKYVFKKSDGRKLSSDEVVDYWAKWCKKYPIASIEDGMDEDDWKGWKKLTDTLGGKVQLVGDDLFVTNVDRLSKGINDGIANALLVKVNQIGSLSETIDAVTMAQHARYNTVMSHRSGETEDYTIADLAVALNCGQIKTGSASRSDRMAKYNQLLRIEEELGANAYYPGKNLIFGK; from the coding sequence ATGAGTTTCATTACAGACATAATAGCACGCCAGGTGCTGGACAGCCGCGGTAACCCCACAGTAGAAGTAGATGTACACACCAGCGATGGATACACAGGCCGCGCGGCCGTTCCGTCGGGTGCGTCAACAGGCAAGCACGAAGCCGTAGAGCTGCGTGACGGTGACAAGAAGAAATACTTAGGCAAGGGCGTACTGAAGGCTGTAAGCAACATCAACGACAACCTAGCCGAAGAGCTGTATGGCTGGGATATAACCGATCAGCGTGGTATAGACGCTGCTATGCTGCAGATAGATGGCAGCAAGAACAAAGGCAAGCTGGGTGCCAACGCCATACTGGCGGTGAGCATGGCTGCGGCAAAAGCGGCGGCGCAAGCCAGCGGACTGAGCCTGTACCGCTACGTAGGCGGCAGCAATGCCAAGACACTGCCCGTGCCGATGATGAACATCCTGAACGGTGGTGCGCATGCTGATAATAAAATAGACTTCCAGGAATTCATGGTTATGCCTGTGGGCGCTTCTACCTTCAGCGAAGGTTTGCGTTGGGGCGTGGAGATATTCCACCACCTGAAGAGTGTACTGAAAGACAAAGGCTACAGCACCAACGTAGGTGACGAGGGTGGTTTTGCACCGGATATCCAGAGCAACGAAGAAGCTATTGAGACCGTACTGAAAGCGATAGAGAAAGCGGGTTACAAACCGGGCGATGATGTGATGATAGCTATGGACGCCGCTATTAGCGAACTGTACGACGCTAAGAGCAAAAAATATGTATTCAAGAAAAGCGATGGCCGCAAGCTGAGCAGCGACGAGGTGGTAGACTATTGGGCTAAGTGGTGCAAGAAATACCCAATCGCGAGCATCGAGGACGGTATGGACGAGGACGACTGGAAAGGCTGGAAAAAACTGACCGATACACTGGGCGGCAAAGTTCAGCTGGTAGGCGACGACCTGTTCGTGACCAACGTAGACAGGCTGAGCAAAGGTATCAACGATGGTATAGCTAACGCCCTGCTGGTAAAAGTGAACCAGATAGGCAGCCTGAGCGAAACGATAGATGCGGTAACCATGGCGCAACACGCGCGTTACAACACGGTAATGAGCCACCGCAGCGGCGAGACAGAAGATTATACCATCGCCGACCTGGCCGTGGCCCTGAACTGCGGACAGATAAAAACAGGTAGTGCTTCGCGCAGCGACAGGATGGCGAAATACAATCAGTTGCTGAGGATAGAAGAAGAGTTGGGTGCCAACGCTTATTATCCCGGCAAAAATCTTATATTTGGTAAATAG
- a CDS encoding septum formation initiator family protein, which yields MRKVLRIVANKYLLMAILFVVWVGYFDRNDWFTQQRRQQDLEDTRANITYLRAEIAAMYKKRDGIKNDPAVLEKFARENYHLKKDNEDIYVFE from the coding sequence ATGAGGAAAGTATTAAGGATAGTTGCCAATAAGTACCTGCTGATGGCCATTCTTTTTGTGGTATGGGTAGGTTACTTCGACCGTAACGACTGGTTTACCCAGCAGCGCCGCCAGCAAGACCTGGAAGATACCCGCGCCAACATTACTTACCTGCGCGCAGAAATTGCCGCCATGTACAAAAAGCGTGATGGTATTAAGAACGACCCTGCAGTACTGGAAAAATTCGCCCGCGAAAATTACCACCTCAAAAAAGATAACGAGGATATATACGTGTTCGAGTAA